The following are from one region of the Sporocytophaga myxococcoides genome:
- a CDS encoding polysaccharide deacetylase family protein: MLRFKLVSALFFIISALLLFLSIEKDFSFWWLVLNVLVYSAVVFYGVTYLSAGFFVKAVCSGPDSKKELCITFDDGPHPEITPRILKILKEHSVPAAFFVIGKNIEGNEGLLQKTDQEGHIVGNHTFNHSFWFDLKSPSGMKLELKQTDDKIREVLGKYPLYFRPPYGVTNPPLYKALRDTRYSTIGWNVRSFDTVVMDKINLLDKLKKALKPGAIYLFHDTNDRTVEILESFILYAKENGYSFVSIEKFVNKDAYAFN, from the coding sequence ATGTTGAGGTTTAAGCTTGTAAGCGCGTTATTTTTCATCATTTCGGCACTGCTCCTTTTTCTGTCGATTGAAAAAGATTTTTCTTTTTGGTGGTTGGTCCTTAATGTTTTAGTGTATTCTGCTGTTGTATTTTATGGGGTGACCTATCTTAGTGCTGGCTTTTTTGTAAAGGCAGTTTGTTCTGGTCCCGATAGTAAGAAGGAATTATGTATAACCTTTGATGATGGACCTCATCCTGAAATAACGCCAAGAATTTTAAAGATTTTAAAAGAACATTCTGTCCCGGCAGCCTTTTTTGTCATCGGAAAAAACATAGAAGGAAATGAAGGTTTATTACAAAAAACGGATCAGGAGGGACACATAGTAGGAAATCATACCTTCAATCATTCTTTCTGGTTTGACCTGAAATCACCTTCAGGCATGAAACTTGAATTGAAACAGACAGATGATAAGATCAGGGAAGTTTTGGGGAAATATCCCTTGTATTTCAGGCCGCCTTATGGAGTAACGAATCCTCCTTTGTATAAGGCTCTTAGAGATACAAGGTATTCCACAATCGGATGGAATGTTCGTTCCTTTGATACTGTTGTAATGGATAAAATCAATTTATTGGATAAACTGAAAAAGGCTCTGAAACCTGGAGCTATTTATCTTTTTCATGATACCAATGATCGTACTGTTGAGATTTTAGAATCATTTATTTTGTATGCAAAGGAAAATGGATATTCTTTTGTATCAATTGAGAAGTTTGTAAATAAAGATGCATATGCTTTTAATTAA
- a CDS encoding LolA family protein, which produces MLLIKKFGFFLSFILGLTTIAVSQHAGFSPLTDSVSFKNNLAKTAKETKTIQSDFVQEKNLNVLAEKIITKGTFMFKKDNMLRWQYTDPFQYLIIMNKNKVFIKDDSRENKYDMQSNKMFQEINNMIINSVQGNVLNSKDYHIKYYQNEKYYLVDLTPLNKNMKGFLKTISLYFDKKDFTVSKLTMTEPSGDYTNIAFINKKVNAEISDEKFHIK; this is translated from the coding sequence ATGCTTTTAATTAAGAAATTCGGATTTTTTCTTTCGTTTATTCTGGGGCTTACCACAATTGCTGTAAGTCAGCATGCTGGTTTTAGTCCGCTTACGGATTCGGTTTCATTTAAAAATAATCTTGCTAAAACAGCGAAAGAAACCAAGACCATTCAAAGTGATTTTGTTCAGGAGAAAAACCTGAATGTACTTGCAGAAAAAATTATTACCAAGGGAACTTTCATGTTTAAAAAGGATAACATGCTGAGATGGCAATACACTGATCCTTTTCAATACCTGATCATCATGAATAAAAATAAAGTCTTTATAAAAGATGACTCCAGGGAAAACAAATATGATATGCAATCTAATAAAATGTTCCAGGAGATCAACAACATGATCATTAATAGTGTACAGGGGAATGTGCTGAACAGTAAGGATTATCATATCAAGTATTACCAGAATGAAAAGTATTATCTGGTTGACCTTACTCCTTTGAACAAAAACATGAAAGGTTTTCTGAAAACTATCAGTTTATACTTTGACAAAAAGGATTTTACAGTTTCCAAACTGACTATGACTGAGCCATCAGGGGATTATACCAATATAGCTTTCATTAATAAAAAAGTAAATGCAGAAATTTCAGATGAGAAGTTTCATATTAAGTAG